Proteins encoded in a region of the Desulfatirhabdium butyrativorans DSM 18734 genome:
- a CDS encoding chemotaxis protein CheA has protein sequence MNDNYRQAFREEANELLSELETALLALEQNPSDPELIGRVFRAMHTIKGSGAMFGFDAVAAFTHDVETAYDLIRNGKMAVTQAIIGLTLNACDEIKRLICEETGELTPETLALSQAFRQLIETCPKEIPKVQAGLFDAAAAVVPSPAGTAPEITYRIRFKPEHGLFATGTNPILLLNELRELGKCSVFANTEDIPFIEEMEPEGCYTSWDVVLTTDRDINAIRDVFIFVEDQCELAIEVIDDGSAPEGSAEYKKLGEILVERGVLEPLELQQMLNRQQRIGTLLMDSGKVSAEHVQAALMEQEHIRDIRQKRQAAEVCGSIRVPAEKLDEMVNMVGELVTVQSRLNQLSNRMGDLILIQVAEEFERLTSGLRESTMSIRMLPIGATFNRFQRLVRDLSLELGKEIVLMTEGEETELDKTVIEKLNDPLVHLIRNSIDHGIEKPDVRRAKGKPEAGTVLLSAEHSGANVLIRISDDGAGLDAETIRAKAIEKGLLAADASLSESEIYQLIFQPGFSTAKVVTSVSGRGVGMDVVKKGIESLQGTIDITSERDRGTTITLKLPLTMAIIDGLLVRIDDTHYIMPLAAIEECVELTRKDVEEAHGKHIASIRGEIVPYIHLRQLFGHGGDSPEIEQIVTARIDGGRIGFVVDQVIGQHQTVIKSISRMYNHIEYVSGATILGDGSVALILDLPKLVRHAEGCE, from the coding sequence ATGAACGACAACTACAGGCAAGCCTTTCGGGAAGAAGCGAACGAGCTGCTCTCGGAGCTGGAAACGGCTCTGCTCGCGCTCGAACAGAACCCATCCGACCCGGAGCTCATCGGCCGGGTGTTCCGCGCCATGCACACCATCAAAGGTTCGGGGGCCATGTTCGGATTCGATGCCGTCGCTGCCTTCACCCACGATGTGGAAACGGCCTACGACCTCATCCGCAACGGGAAAATGGCTGTCACGCAGGCCATCATCGGGCTCACCCTCAACGCATGCGATGAAATCAAACGATTGATCTGCGAAGAAACCGGTGAACTGACCCCGGAGACTCTGGCGCTGAGCCAGGCCTTCCGGCAGTTGATCGAAACCTGCCCGAAGGAGATTCCCAAAGTTCAGGCCGGTTTGTTCGATGCTGCCGCTGCGGTCGTTCCCTCTCCAGCGGGCACAGCCCCGGAAATCACGTACCGCATCCGTTTCAAGCCCGAACACGGTTTGTTCGCTACGGGCACCAATCCCATCCTCCTGCTGAACGAGTTGCGGGAGCTTGGAAAATGTTCGGTGTTCGCCAATACAGAAGACATTCCTTTCATCGAAGAGATGGAGCCGGAAGGCTGCTACACGTCATGGGATGTCGTGCTCACCACCGACCGGGACATCAACGCTATCCGGGACGTGTTCATCTTTGTCGAGGACCAGTGCGAGCTCGCCATCGAGGTCATCGACGATGGCAGCGCGCCGGAAGGCTCGGCGGAATACAAGAAGCTCGGTGAAATCCTGGTGGAGCGGGGTGTGCTGGAGCCGCTCGAGCTGCAGCAGATGCTGAACCGCCAGCAGCGCATCGGCACGCTGCTCATGGATTCCGGCAAGGTCAGCGCCGAGCACGTCCAGGCCGCACTCATGGAGCAGGAGCACATCCGCGACATTCGCCAGAAGCGGCAGGCGGCCGAAGTCTGCGGCAGCATTCGGGTGCCTGCCGAAAAGCTCGATGAAATGGTGAACATGGTGGGGGAACTGGTGACCGTTCAGTCACGATTGAATCAATTGTCGAACCGGATGGGGGACTTGATCCTGATCCAGGTGGCCGAGGAATTCGAGCGGCTGACATCCGGCCTTCGGGAAAGCACGATGAGCATCCGGATGCTGCCCATCGGAGCGACCTTCAACCGTTTCCAGCGCCTGGTGCGGGACCTTTCCCTGGAGCTGGGCAAGGAAATCGTCCTCATGACCGAAGGCGAGGAAACCGAGCTCGACAAGACGGTGATCGAAAAATTGAACGATCCGCTGGTGCATCTCATCCGCAACAGCATCGACCATGGGATCGAGAAGCCGGATGTCCGGCGCGCCAAGGGAAAGCCCGAAGCAGGGACGGTGCTGCTTTCTGCCGAGCACTCCGGGGCAAACGTCCTCATTCGAATCAGCGACGACGGCGCCGGGCTGGATGCCGAGACCATCCGGGCCAAGGCCATCGAAAAAGGGCTCCTTGCGGCAGATGCCTCCCTGAGCGAGTCGGAAATCTATCAATTGATCTTCCAGCCTGGATTTTCGACGGCGAAGGTGGTCACCAGCGTCTCGGGTCGGGGTGTCGGCATGGATGTGGTGAAGAAAGGCATCGAAAGCCTTCAGGGGACCATCGACATCACATCCGAAAGGGATCGGGGCACCACCATCACGCTCAAACTGCCGCTCACGATGGCCATCATCGACGGTCTTCTGGTGCGCATCGACGACACGCACTACATCATGCCGCTTGCGGCCATCGAAGAGTGCGTGGAACTCACCCGGAAAGATGTGGAGGAAGCCCACGGCAAACATATCGCTTCCATCCGGGGCGAAATCGTACCCTACATTCACCTGCGGCAACTCTTCGGACACGGTGGCGATTCACCCGAGATCGAGCAGATCGTGACGGCCCGGATCGACGGCGGCAGAATCGGTTTCGTGGTGGATCAGGTCATCGGCCAGCACCAAACCGTCATCAAGTCTATCAGCCGCATGTACAACCACATCGAATACGTTTCCGGCGCGACCATTCTGGGCGACGGCAGCGTGGCGCTCATTCTCGATCTGCCGAAACT
- a CDS encoding response regulator, which translates to MSKVIMTVDDSASVRQMVVFTLRDAGYEVVEAVDGQDALTKAANQPLNMVITDLNMPNLDGIGLIKGLRANPAFKFIPIIMLTTESQADKKQEGKAAGATGWIVKPFKPEQLVAVVKKVLG; encoded by the coding sequence ATGAGCAAGGTGATCATGACCGTGGACGATTCAGCCAGCGTCCGCCAGATGGTCGTTTTTACGCTGCGCGATGCGGGTTATGAAGTCGTGGAGGCCGTCGATGGGCAGGATGCGCTGACCAAGGCCGCCAATCAGCCCCTGAACATGGTGATAACGGATCTGAACATGCCCAATCTGGACGGCATCGGGTTGATCAAAGGGCTTCGGGCGAACCCGGCCTTCAAATTCATCCCCATCATCATGCTGACCACGGAATCCCAGGCGGACAAAAAGCAGGAAGGCAAGGCCGCCGGCGCCACGGGATGGATCGTGAAACCCTTCAAGCCGGAACAACTGGTGGCGGTTGTCAAAAAGGTGCTCGGATGA
- a CDS encoding STAS domain-containing protein, producing MSAFEIQEEADHAVLRIRGEATIQNASEAFEALKTLYATGERFVLDLQEVSAADVSFLQLICSLHRSCVRTGRSLVLAPQVSEPFVTAMASAGYLRLKGCKFAGSAPCLWQRREER from the coding sequence ATGTCTGCATTTGAAATTCAGGAAGAAGCCGATCACGCGGTGCTGCGCATCCGGGGTGAGGCAACCATCCAGAATGCATCGGAGGCGTTCGAAGCCCTGAAAACATTGTATGCAACTGGCGAGCGGTTTGTCCTCGATTTGCAGGAAGTCAGCGCAGCGGATGTTTCCTTTCTGCAACTGATTTGTTCACTGCATCGAAGTTGTGTTCGAACCGGGCGGAGCCTGGTGTTGGCCCCTCAGGTTTCCGAACCCTTTGTAACGGCAATGGCATCCGCCGGATACCTGCGGCTCAAGGGCTGCAAATTTGCAGGCAGCGCTCCCTGCCTGTGGCAACGGAGGGAAGAGCGATGA
- a CDS encoding methyl-accepting chemotaxis protein, translating to MNPVNRMILAIRNRMPSSSLSSATIRERLDRDNRALHELASTTEGEFIRIGEQLQDFYFRTRKLADLSKQVAGQLTGESWLQWMAELNTIFGRIRQQDEQGTRGAETLDTLLQRFDVIRARLTSFDGIVRNLHVLCNYIKIESARLGKKDTGFFALGEDVRTLADSITEKSGNLDRQSRHLMETIREGMGRIAAIESAQAGQSRSILAQADRNLEAMADHNRASSRTLEEISESWTRISKSIGEMVASMQFHDISRQRIEHVRDALLDTRNTFGPNADPSGNGLEAVNPVRKNGWIGHLLNRIRPEGQALRPDTLPSPESARAACLAFEVQTVQLHDTAGEITGAVERIIHHLRQVATELSAMTEQTRSLTAAGTERNGSFLSELETQLAQLADAIAGYGGIQRQWAASLAQVTTSVGEMSGFIRQIEAIGFQMKLIALNAAIHAAHIGQEGAALGVLADAIRQLADDTATHIEAIASDLKALVDQAGRFTRDRNACDTDHSVAEIDDLPAVIQAMAGSLKSMDKTVSGLLAQIDQDGSGLMQDIETGVSGITVHERMGRLLQQIAADLEAMVQEIRGAFPDVQGVLTEQTGEGKDGSDRYTMEREREIHRSIAAAAAAGAVAGAAAAATIEETGTLHPGALQSDAVQPVFEAPPQAADTDGVDLSDILFDMDGPPEDAPATDVSVPDSSPAREEKVEPDERPDMEPDMETASGNDGAGGAAEQGEEDLGDNVELF from the coding sequence ATGAACCCGGTGAATCGCATGATCCTTGCCATCCGCAATCGCATGCCTTCCTCCAGCCTGTCATCCGCCACGATACGGGAACGGCTCGACCGGGACAATCGGGCGCTTCACGAGCTGGCCTCCACCACCGAAGGGGAATTCATCCGGATTGGTGAACAGCTGCAGGACTTCTATTTCCGCACCCGCAAGCTCGCCGATCTGTCCAAACAGGTGGCGGGCCAGTTGACCGGGGAATCGTGGCTGCAGTGGATGGCGGAGCTGAACACCATTTTCGGGCGCATCCGGCAGCAGGATGAGCAGGGGACACGAGGCGCTGAAACGCTCGACACCCTCCTGCAGCGATTCGACGTGATCCGGGCGCGGCTGACAAGCTTCGATGGCATCGTTCGAAACCTGCATGTGCTGTGCAACTACATCAAGATCGAAAGCGCCCGGCTTGGCAAAAAGGATACCGGCTTTTTCGCTCTCGGGGAAGATGTTCGCACCCTGGCGGACAGCATCACCGAAAAGTCGGGCAATCTGGACCGGCAATCCAGGCACCTCATGGAAACCATACGGGAAGGCATGGGCCGCATTGCCGCCATTGAATCGGCGCAGGCCGGGCAGTCCCGTTCGATCCTGGCCCAGGCGGACCGCAACCTCGAAGCCATGGCCGATCACAACCGGGCTTCCTCCCGGACACTGGAAGAGATTTCCGAAAGCTGGACCCGCATTTCCAAGAGTATCGGGGAGATGGTCGCTTCCATGCAGTTTCACGACATCAGCAGGCAGCGCATCGAACATGTCCGGGATGCCCTCCTCGATACCCGAAACACCTTCGGGCCCAATGCCGATCCTTCGGGAAACGGTCTCGAAGCCGTCAACCCCGTGCGCAAGAACGGCTGGATCGGCCATCTGCTCAACCGGATTCGCCCGGAAGGGCAGGCGTTGCGGCCGGATACCCTCCCATCCCCCGAATCCGCCAGGGCCGCCTGTCTCGCCTTCGAGGTGCAGACGGTTCAATTACACGACACGGCGGGTGAAATCACCGGCGCCGTGGAACGGATCATCCACCATCTGCGCCAGGTGGCAACCGAGCTTTCGGCAATGACCGAACAGACCCGAAGCCTCACTGCGGCAGGAACCGAAAGGAACGGCTCCTTTCTGTCGGAGCTCGAAACCCAATTGGCCCAACTGGCCGATGCCATTGCCGGATACGGAGGCATTCAGCGGCAGTGGGCCGCATCTCTGGCTCAGGTAACAACGAGCGTCGGGGAAATGTCCGGCTTCATTCGCCAGATCGAAGCCATCGGGTTCCAGATGAAATTGATCGCTTTGAACGCCGCCATCCATGCGGCGCACATCGGCCAGGAAGGAGCGGCGCTGGGTGTCCTGGCAGATGCCATCCGGCAACTTGCCGACGATACGGCAACCCATATCGAGGCGATCGCATCCGATCTGAAAGCTCTGGTCGACCAGGCGGGGCGTTTCACCCGGGATCGCAACGCCTGCGACACCGATCATTCCGTTGCGGAAATCGACGATCTTCCTGCCGTCATCCAGGCCATGGCCGGATCGCTGAAATCAATGGACAAAACGGTTTCAGGGCTTCTGGCACAGATCGATCAGGATGGAAGCGGCCTGATGCAGGATATCGAAACCGGTGTTTCCGGGATCACGGTTCATGAGCGCATGGGCAGACTGTTGCAGCAAATCGCGGCGGACCTGGAGGCGATGGTCCAGGAAATTCGGGGGGCCTTCCCTGACGTCCAGGGCGTTTTGACGGAGCAGACCGGCGAGGGGAAGGATGGTTCGGATCGCTACACGATGGAGCGGGAACGGGAAATCCACCGCAGCATTGCCGCTGCTGCGGCAGCAGGAGCGGTAGCAGGGGCCGCAGCGGCAGCCACCATCGAAGAAACAGGCACGCTCCACCCCGGAGCGCTGCAATCGGATGCCGTCCAGCCTGTGTTCGAAGCGCCACCGCAGGCTGCCGATACCGATGGGGTCGATCTTTCGGATATTCTCTTCGACATGGACGGTCCCCCTGAAGATGCACCGGCAACGGACGTTTCGGTTCCCGATTCGTCTCCGGCCCGTGAGGAGAAGGTGGAACCGGATGAACGACCGGATATGGAACCGGACATGGAAACGGCATCCGGGAATGATGGCGCAGGCGGTGCGGCTGAACAAGGAGAAGAGGATTTGGGGGACAATGTCGAGCTGTTTTAG